The following is a genomic window from Flavobacterium sp..
GCGTATGCAAAAAATTTATGATAACGATTGGAACGGAGCTGTTTTTGCAGCTGCAGGATTAGAACGCATCAATTTAAAACCAGAAAATTATATCGATTTAGATTGGATGGTTTCGGCACCAGCCCAAGGAGCAATGGTGGTGGTGGCAATGGAAAATGATGTTTTTTGTAAAGAAGCTTTAGCCAAACTAAATCACTCTGAAACCGAAATTTGTACACACATTGAACGTGAATTTTTAAAAACATTAGAAGGCGGTTGTACAGCTCCAATTGGAGCTTTAGCTACATTTACATCCGATAAAATTGATTTTGAAGGCGTTCTGTTTTCTTTAGACGGAAAAGAAAAACATACAATCAAAAAAAGTTGTACTTTTGATTCTTATAAAAACTTCGGAAAAAAATGTGCCGAAGAAATTTTAAACAACGGCGGAAGTGCTTTAATGGAAAGCATTCGTCGTGATTTAAAAAAGTAATTTTATTCCAAAATGGAGAAAGAATCATTACTCAATTATTTATATCGCTTTTTTGATATTATTGTATTACTTTTTATAGTTTTTGACTTTGGATATGATTTCGAAGAAAACTATAATTCGCCTCACGTTATTGGTTTAATACTCCTTTCTATTGGATTATTAGCCTTTAATTCATTTAAGTTTTTTACTTACAAATATAAGAGCAACAAGAAAGTAGCCTTAGCAAATATGATTTTACTAACGGGCATCATGTTAACTTGCTTTGTAATTTCATTACTAAACTTAGATTTCCCTACCGATTATATTCTTCAAAAGGTAAAACCTGTTTTGGAAGGTGGACTTATATTTTATTTCTTATTAAGGCTTTTGGTCTTAGTACGCCATATTTATGATATATATTTCAATCCGGCTATTGTTTTT
Proteins encoded in this region:
- the hemC gene encoding hydroxymethylbilane synthase, producing the protein MMSKTIRIGTRDSELALWQAHTVQKKLNDLGYTTEIVAVKSQGDIILDKPLYELGITGIFTKTLDIAMLNGQVDIAVHSMKDVPTALPIGIVQAAVLERANTLDILVHKGNLEFLNSTGTIATGSLRRQAQWLNKYPNHTVVDLRGNVNTRMQKIYDNDWNGAVFAAAGLERINLKPENYIDLDWMVSAPAQGAMVVVAMENDVFCKEALAKLNHSETEICTHIEREFLKTLEGGCTAPIGALATFTSDKIDFEGVLFSLDGKEKHTIKKSCTFDSYKNFGKKCAEEILNNGGSALMESIRRDLKK